A region of Fibrobacter succinogenes subsp. succinogenes S85 DNA encodes the following proteins:
- a CDS encoding epoxyqueuosine reductase QueH yields METAAPKHNYQVDLDRIIRRLERTGEVPTLLLHACCAPCSSYTIEYLSQYFKITLFYYNPNIAPTEEYQHRVNEIKRFVAEFKTKYPVTLVEGEYDPKKFYDVARGLEKEPEGGKRCRKCFELRLAESARLAKELNCDYFTTTLTISPMKDAQVLNEVVQEQCDIYGIKRLPSDFKKKGGYKRSIQLSHEYNLYRQNFCGCVYSMREAEEREAKKERDI; encoded by the coding sequence ATGGAAACGGCTGCACCAAAACACAATTACCAGGTAGACCTGGACCGCATCATACGCAGGCTTGAGCGCACGGGTGAAGTGCCGACGCTTCTGTTGCACGCCTGTTGCGCGCCGTGCAGCAGCTACACAATTGAATACCTTTCGCAGTACTTCAAGATTACGCTTTTCTATTACAACCCGAACATCGCCCCCACCGAAGAATACCAGCATCGCGTAAACGAAATCAAGCGCTTTGTCGCCGAATTTAAGACAAAGTACCCAGTTACGCTCGTCGAGGGCGAATACGACCCGAAAAAGTTTTACGATGTCGCCCGCGGGCTTGAAAAGGAACCCGAAGGCGGCAAACGCTGCCGCAAGTGCTTTGAGCTCCGCCTTGCCGAATCGGCGAGACTCGCCAAAGAACTGAACTGCGACTACTTCACGACGACGCTCACCATTAGCCCGATGAAGGACGCCCAAGTACTCAACGAGGTCGTGCAGGAACAGTGCGATATCTACGGCATCAAGCGACTTCCGAGCGATTTCAAGAAGAAAGGCGGCTACAAGCGTTCCATCCAGCTATCGCACGAATACAACCTCTACCGCCAGAATTTCTGCGGATGCGTCTACTCCATGCGCGAAGCTGAGGAACGCGAAGCGAAAAAAGAGCGTGACATTTAA
- a CDS encoding fibrobacter succinogenes major paralogous domain-containing protein: MHRIWIYATAVLGGIVANACSGESSIAPEKSESSAIEIIDITDRSSSSEQSSSSFSRPTKTTLFFSNKVEIKSSSSKVAESSSSSKPAPKSSSSSAKSSSSEPPASSASEESSSSAPKSSASLRFYDCEQYDCVTMEYLNPDVSYGEMLDKRDNQVYRTLVISNHVWTAQNMNYEIESDENDEINSWCYDNEPENCKRFGRLYTWEAAKKVCPEGWHLPTEDEWQELIAEHSCDIVRKDGNPPVYRCAGTTLKAIDSWGNGLENTNEYGFSIVAAGIVNSETFMNKGITGYLWASTSQYESLATLVIFEYNEDYTRFVLTKPNSGLSVRCVKGAAE; this comes from the coding sequence ATGCACAGAATATGGATATACGCAACGGCTGTATTGGGGGGTATCGTCGCAAACGCATGTAGCGGCGAATCCTCGATTGCACCCGAAAAAAGCGAATCCAGCGCTATCGAAATCATCGATATAACCGACAGATCCTCTTCCAGCGAACAATCATCAAGCTCGTTTTCCCGGCCGACAAAAACCACGCTCTTTTTTTCAAACAAGGTTGAAATAAAGTCATCATCAAGCAAGGTCGCCGAATCTTCGAGCAGTTCCAAGCCCGCACCCAAATCTTCCAGCTCTAGCGCCAAGTCATCTAGCTCGGAGCCGCCCGCCAGTTCCGCGAGCGAAGAATCCAGCTCCAGCGCACCAAAGTCCAGCGCCTCGCTCCGCTTTTACGATTGTGAACAATACGATTGTGTCACCATGGAATATCTGAATCCAGATGTTTCATACGGCGAAATGCTCGACAAGCGCGACAACCAAGTTTACCGCACCCTCGTCATCAGTAACCATGTGTGGACCGCACAAAACATGAACTATGAAATCGAGAGCGATGAGAACGACGAAATAAACAGCTGGTGCTACGACAACGAACCTGAAAACTGTAAAAGATTTGGAAGGCTCTACACTTGGGAAGCGGCAAAAAAAGTTTGTCCTGAAGGTTGGCATTTACCCACCGAAGATGAATGGCAGGAACTCATCGCAGAGCACTCTTGCGATATTGTGAGAAAAGACGGAAATCCACCCGTATATCGTTGCGCAGGGACAACACTGAAAGCAATTGACAGCTGGGGAAACGGCCTTGAAAACACAAACGAATACGGATTTTCTATCGTTGCCGCAGGGATCGTAAACTCAGAGACCTTCATGAACAAGGGTATAACGGGCTACCTGTGGGCCTCAACATCACAATATGAATCACTCGCAACCCTAGTCATATTTGAATATAACGAAGATTACACAAGATTCGTATTGACAAAACCAAACTCCGGGCTATCCGTCCGTTGCGTCAAAGGGGCCGCCGAGTAA